The genome window GCGTCGATCCCCGCTGCAACCGCCCGGCCATTGGCTACGTGCCCCAGCACGCCGTGATCCAGCCCAGCTTTCCCATCACCGTGCGCGACGCGGTGCTCCTGGGCCTGCGCCGCAAAGCGGGCGTGCTCGTTTCGGGCCGCTGGCCCGGACATGACGCGGCCAGCCGGCGCAAGGCCATGGACAGCCTGGACATGGTCCAGATGGCCGATTTCGCGGACCGGCGCTTCGACGCCTTGTCCGGCGGACAAAAGCAACGCGTGCTTGTGGCCAGGGCCCTGGTCTCGAACCCGGGGCTGCTCCTTTTCGACGAACCGACCTCGAACATCGACCCCCAGGGCAAGGTCTGCCTGTTCGACCTGCTCTCGGCCCTGAGCGCGTCCATCACCATCGTCATGGTCAGCCACGATCTGATTTCCGCGTCCACCCGCATCACCAGCGTGGCCGTGGTCAACAAGAGCCTCATCCAGAGCCAGGGCCGCGAGCTGACCCCCCAAATGCTCGAACTCGTCTACGGCTCCCACGACGCCACCTGCCCCCTGGACGAATACATCAAGGGCATGTCGACCATCTTCGGACAGTCCCGGAGGTCGGCATGACCGCGATTCTCGGCCTGGAATTCATCCAAAACGCCATTCTGGCGGGTATTCTGGCCAGCGTGGCCTGCGGCGTCATCGGCAGCCTCGTGGTCGTCAACCGGCAGGTTTTCATGGCCGGCGGCGTGGCCCACGCGGCCTATGGCGGCGTGGGCCTGGCCTTTTTTCTCGGGCTGCCGGTCCTGCCGTGCACGGTGGTCTTCACGGCCCTGGCCGCCATGGGCATGGCCC of Deltaproteobacteria bacterium contains these proteins:
- a CDS encoding ABC transporter ATP-binding protein; this translates as MHTDHECSSCSGQIQAGPPTPRLEPLWHGAEPAIEVHGVSYAYDDRDVLSDVNLNVRGGDFMAVIGPNGGGKTTLIKLILGLLTPRTGSIRVLGVDPRCNRPAIGYVPQHAVIQPSFPITVRDAVLLGLRRKAGVLVSGRWPGHDAASRRKAMDSLDMVQMADFADRRFDALSGGQKQRVLVARALVSNPGLLLFDEPTSNIDPQGKVCLFDLLSALSASITIVMVSHDLISASTRITSVAVVNKSLIQSQGRELTPQMLELVYGSHDATCPLDEYIKGMSTIFGQSRRSA